The following proteins come from a genomic window of Achromobacter sp. AONIH1:
- the sodB gene encoding superoxide dismutase [Fe]: MAHTLPPLPYELDALAPHISKETLEFHYGKHHQTYVTNLNNLIPGTEFENLSLEEIVKKSSGGIFNNAAQIWNHTFYWNSLAPKAGGAPSGKLADAINAKWGSFDAFKEAFNKSAAGNFGSGWTWLVKKADGSVDIVNTSNAATPLTTADKPLLTCDVWEHAYYIDYRNARPKYLENFWALVNWDFAAKNFA; the protein is encoded by the coding sequence ATGGCACACACTCTTCCCCCCCTGCCTTACGAACTGGACGCCCTGGCTCCGCACATCTCCAAGGAGACGCTGGAGTTCCACTACGGCAAGCATCATCAGACCTACGTCACCAACCTGAACAACCTGATCCCCGGCACGGAATTCGAAAACCTGTCGCTGGAAGAGATCGTGAAGAAGTCCTCGGGCGGCATCTTCAACAACGCGGCTCAGATCTGGAACCACACGTTCTACTGGAACAGCCTGGCTCCCAAGGCCGGCGGCGCGCCGAGCGGCAAGCTGGCTGACGCCATCAACGCCAAGTGGGGCAGCTTCGACGCTTTCAAGGAAGCCTTCAACAAGTCGGCCGCCGGAAACTTCGGCTCGGGCTGGACCTGGCTGGTCAAGAAGGCCGACGGCTCGGTGGACATCGTCAACACCAGCAACGCCGCCACCCCGCTGACCACGGCCGACAAGCCGCTGCTCACCTGTGATGTGTGGGAACACGCCTACTACATCGACTACCGCAACGCCCGTCCCAAGTACCTGGAAAACTTCTGGGCGCTGGTGAACTGGGACTTTGCCGCGAAGAACTTCGCCTGA
- a CDS encoding methyl-accepting chemotaxis protein translates to MLRLFSGLRIGARLSGAFLIVAVIGGVIGAFGVWGLASINEMNDRLYDTELRGVSDIKEANINLIYAGRARTGYLAATSEQERKALRKQFDDAVQTMDKLRDRAGQTFQTDEGKRLLAQFIEIENTWKREAQDFFSAAQSQALTQTDAAVKEIEKRVVVSSQKLDDLMTDLAVSKEKAAAVSVQAGTDLYERMRALMITLAVLGVAIGMLLGWLVTRGIVRPLQQAVNAARQVAAGDLTTDIKVATRDETGDLMGALKEMNESLARIVRDVRDGCESIASASSQIAQGNSDLSQRTEEQASSLEETAASMEELTSTVQQNANNASQADRLVEQASAVALRGGEVVDGVVQTMSAISDSSRRIADITGVIDGIAFQTNILALNAAVEAARAGEQGRGFAVVAGEVRTLAQRSAVAAKEIKALIDESVQRVEGGTRQVDEAGSTMREVVDSVRQVATLVREISSASAEQSSGIGQVNQAVAQMDTVTQQNAALVEEAAAAAASMQEQAGRLAQEVRRFKVEAGDAGGSAREAQARLVQARPVVARAVPAASAARKPQAQPALAHAGEDDWSTF, encoded by the coding sequence ATGTTGCGGTTATTTTCTGGTCTGCGTATCGGCGCCCGCCTGTCGGGCGCATTTTTAATTGTGGCGGTGATAGGCGGCGTGATCGGCGCCTTCGGCGTCTGGGGACTCGCCAGCATCAACGAAATGAACGACCGGCTCTATGACACCGAGCTGCGCGGCGTTTCGGATATCAAGGAAGCGAACATCAACCTGATCTACGCCGGACGCGCGCGCACCGGGTATCTGGCCGCGACCAGCGAGCAGGAGCGCAAGGCGCTGCGCAAGCAGTTTGACGATGCCGTGCAGACCATGGACAAGCTGCGCGACCGCGCCGGCCAGACCTTCCAGACCGACGAAGGCAAGCGCCTGCTGGCGCAGTTCATCGAGATCGAGAACACCTGGAAGCGCGAGGCCCAGGACTTCTTCAGCGCGGCCCAGTCGCAGGCGCTGACCCAGACCGATGCGGCCGTCAAGGAAATAGAGAAGCGCGTGGTGGTCTCGTCGCAGAAGCTGGACGACCTGATGACGGACCTGGCCGTGAGCAAGGAAAAGGCCGCGGCCGTGTCGGTGCAGGCCGGCACCGACCTGTACGAACGCATGCGCGCGCTGATGATCACGCTGGCGGTGCTGGGCGTGGCCATCGGCATGTTGCTGGGCTGGCTGGTCACGCGCGGTATCGTGCGGCCGTTGCAACAGGCGGTGAACGCCGCGCGCCAGGTCGCCGCGGGCGATCTGACCACCGACATCAAGGTGGCCACGCGCGACGAAACGGGCGACCTGATGGGCGCGCTCAAGGAAATGAACGAAAGCCTGGCTCGCATCGTGCGCGACGTGCGCGACGGCTGTGAGAGCATCGCCTCGGCGTCCTCGCAGATCGCGCAGGGCAACTCCGACCTGTCCCAGCGCACCGAGGAGCAGGCTTCCTCGCTGGAAGAGACGGCCGCGTCGATGGAAGAACTGACCAGCACCGTGCAACAGAATGCCAACAACGCCAGCCAGGCCGACCGCCTGGTCGAGCAGGCCTCGGCCGTGGCGTTGCGCGGCGGCGAAGTGGTGGACGGCGTGGTGCAGACCATGAGCGCGATCTCCGACAGCTCGCGCCGCATCGCCGACATCACGGGCGTGATCGACGGCATCGCCTTCCAGACCAACATCCTGGCGCTCAACGCGGCGGTGGAAGCCGCCCGCGCCGGCGAACAGGGGCGTGGTTTTGCCGTGGTGGCGGGCGAAGTGCGCACGCTGGCGCAGCGCTCGGCGGTCGCGGCCAAGGAAATCAAGGCCCTGATCGACGAATCGGTCCAGCGCGTCGAAGGCGGCACCCGTCAGGTCGACGAGGCGGGCAGCACCATGCGCGAAGTGGTGGACAGCGTGCGCCAGGTCGCCACGCTGGTGCGCGAGATATCCAGCGCATCGGCCGAGCAGTCCTCGGGCATCGGCCAGGTCAACCAGGCCGTGGCGCAGATGGACACCGTGACGCAGCAGAACGCCGCGCTGGTGGAAGAGGCCGCCGCGGCCGCCGCCAGCATGCAGGAACAGGCCGGCCGCCTGGCGCAGGAAGTGCGCCGCTTCAAGGTGGAAGCGGGCGATGCCGGCGGTTCGGCGCGCGAGGCGCAGGCGCGCCTGGTCCAGGCCAGGCCCGTGGTGGCCCGCGCGGTGCCTGCGGCGTCCGCCGCGCGCAAGCCGCAGGCCCAGCCCGCGCTGGCGCATGCCGGCGAGGACGACTGGTCCACGTTCTGA
- a CDS encoding chloride channel protein, protein MNPSHPLRRAYAGARHLARRKLRQINRLSRKSVQMGLLLGGAALVALVSLGFAWLADKALEWNRAWVGHSGWLALLILPPALAALRWLTLRFAPNAAGSGIPQVIGALSLPPGPGQTSLVSLVQALWKVPLAFLGMLAGASIGREGPSVQVGAAVMLAWGDFWKRRGLRLRGFHANELIAAGAAGGLAAAFNAPLAGVIFAIEELGRGTVLRWQRLVLIGVLAAGFLVVAVAGNNPYFGVFAGEPLNQGMLMWVLVCGALNGALGGIFARLLGKGAAGAAPRRWRAWIRAHPVWTAFIMGLALALIGLCTAGGVYGTGYGSAAGLLSGNDGVPAGFGLAKLAATVASYWAGIPGGIFTPALTTGAGIGHHIWQLAGDGVDQRVLVLLSMAAFLAAATQAPLTASVVVMEMTGSQPMLFWLLVGALLASGVSRQFCPQPFYHLAAGRFRRQALVEAGRAAKPAASPVGGS, encoded by the coding sequence ATGAACCCATCCCATCCCTTGCGCCGCGCCTATGCGGGCGCGCGCCATCTGGCGCGCCGCAAGCTGCGCCAGATCAACCGGCTGTCGCGCAAGAGCGTGCAGATGGGCCTGTTGCTGGGCGGCGCCGCGCTGGTCGCCCTGGTATCGCTGGGTTTCGCCTGGTTGGCCGACAAGGCGCTGGAATGGAACCGCGCCTGGGTCGGGCACAGCGGCTGGTTGGCGCTGCTGATCCTGCCGCCGGCGCTGGCCGCGCTGCGCTGGCTCACCTTGCGCTTCGCGCCCAACGCCGCGGGCAGCGGCATCCCCCAAGTCATCGGCGCCTTGTCGCTACCGCCCGGTCCGGGGCAGACCAGCCTGGTCTCGCTGGTTCAGGCGTTGTGGAAAGTGCCGCTGGCCTTTTTGGGCATGCTGGCTGGCGCCTCCATTGGCCGCGAAGGCCCGTCGGTGCAGGTGGGCGCGGCCGTGATGCTGGCCTGGGGCGATTTCTGGAAGCGCCGTGGCCTGCGACTGCGCGGTTTCCACGCCAATGAACTGATCGCGGCCGGCGCGGCCGGCGGGTTGGCCGCGGCCTTCAACGCGCCGCTGGCCGGCGTGATCTTCGCCATCGAGGAGCTGGGCCGGGGCACGGTGCTGCGCTGGCAGCGACTGGTGCTGATCGGCGTGCTGGCGGCCGGCTTCCTGGTGGTTGCCGTGGCCGGCAACAACCCGTACTTCGGCGTGTTCGCCGGCGAGCCGCTGAACCAGGGCATGCTGATGTGGGTGCTGGTCTGCGGCGCGCTCAACGGTGCGCTGGGCGGCATCTTCGCCCGCCTGCTGGGCAAGGGCGCGGCGGGCGCCGCGCCGCGCAGGTGGCGCGCCTGGATCCGGGCGCATCCCGTCTGGACCGCGTTCATCATGGGCCTGGCGCTGGCCCTGATCGGCCTGTGCACGGCCGGCGGCGTGTATGGCACGGGCTATGGCTCGGCGGCCGGCCTGTTGTCGGGGAACGACGGCGTGCCCGCCGGCTTCGGGCTGGCCAAGCTGGCGGCCACCGTGGCGTCCTACTGGGCCGGCATACCCGGCGGCATTTTCACGCCGGCGCTGACCACCGGCGCCGGCATCGGCCATCACATCTGGCAATTGGCCGGCGATGGCGTCGACCAGCGCGTGCTGGTGCTGCTGTCGATGGCGGCGTTCCTGGCGGCCGCCACGCAGGCGCCGCTGACCGCCAGCGTGGTGGTGATGGAAATGACGGGCAGCCAGCCCATGCTGTTCTGGCTGCTGGTGGGGGCGTTGCTGGCCTCGGGCGTGTCGCGTCAGTTCTGCCCGCAGCCGTTCTATCACCTGGCCGCCGGCCGCTTCCGGCGCCAGGCGCTGGTCGAGGCGGGACGCGCGGCCAAGCCGGCCGCCTCGCCCGTGGGCGGATCCTGA
- the xseA gene encoding exodeoxyribonuclease VII large subunit → MTIEFSVTNNVFARDILTVAQLNQAVGQLLERSIPAIWVRGEISNFTQAASGHWYFTIKDSRAAVRAVMFRSRASAVGFVPRAGDQVEIRARVSLYEPRGDYQLQVDAMRRAGLGNLYEAFLRLKEQLAFEGLFDPARKRELAPLPRAIGVITSLHAAALRDVLSALARRAPQVPVIIYPAPVQGADAAVRLAAQVRLANQRAEVDTLLLVRGGGSIEDLWSFNDEALAREVAASAIPVVSGVGHETDFTIVDFVADLRAPTPTAAAELACTPRGELLGRVMDAARTLARGQQRRLERAAQRLDRAAGQLVSPAQRLEHQRERLNSLGFRLASAWSAPQGARSARVALLAQRLEHRKPDTRRAAERVANAARQLGQAHARLRLQARNRLAAAGAQLRALDPGNTLARGYAIAHDAQGRILRDAASLQPGQALELRFARGGAQAEVTEVRPESDAS, encoded by the coding sequence ATGACAATTGAGTTCTCGGTCACAAACAACGTATTCGCGCGGGATATCCTGACGGTTGCCCAGCTGAACCAAGCCGTGGGGCAGTTGTTGGAGCGCAGCATCCCGGCAATATGGGTGCGCGGAGAGATTTCCAACTTCACGCAGGCGGCTTCCGGGCATTGGTACTTCACGATCAAGGACAGCCGCGCGGCCGTGCGGGCGGTCATGTTCCGCAGCCGCGCCAGCGCGGTGGGGTTCGTCCCTCGGGCCGGCGACCAGGTCGAGATCCGGGCGCGCGTGTCGCTGTACGAACCGCGCGGCGACTACCAGTTGCAGGTCGACGCCATGCGGCGGGCCGGGCTGGGCAACCTGTACGAAGCCTTTCTGCGGCTCAAGGAGCAACTGGCGTTCGAGGGGCTGTTCGACCCGGCGCGCAAGCGCGAGCTGGCGCCGCTGCCCCGGGCGATCGGCGTGATCACCTCGCTGCACGCGGCCGCGCTGCGCGATGTGCTGTCGGCGCTGGCCCGGCGCGCGCCGCAAGTTCCCGTCATCATCTATCCGGCCCCGGTGCAGGGCGCCGACGCGGCCGTCCGGCTGGCCGCGCAAGTGCGGCTGGCCAATCAGCGCGCCGAAGTGGATACCCTGCTGCTGGTGCGCGGCGGCGGCAGCATTGAAGATCTCTGGAGCTTCAATGACGAGGCGCTGGCGCGCGAGGTCGCGGCCAGCGCCATTCCGGTGGTCAGCGGCGTGGGCCATGAAACCGACTTCACCATCGTGGACTTCGTGGCCGACCTGCGCGCGCCCACCCCGACCGCGGCGGCGGAACTGGCCTGCACTCCGCGCGGCGAGCTGCTGGGCCGCGTCATGGACGCGGCGCGCACGCTGGCGCGCGGCCAGCAGCGGCGGCTGGAGCGGGCCGCCCAGCGCCTCGACCGCGCCGCCGGCCAACTGGTGTCGCCGGCGCAGCGCCTGGAACATCAGCGCGAGCGCCTGAACAGCCTGGGCTTCCGGCTGGCGTCCGCCTGGTCCGCGCCGCAAGGCGCGCGCAGCGCGCGCGTCGCCTTGCTCGCGCAACGCCTGGAACATCGCAAGCCCGACACGCGCCGCGCGGCCGAACGCGTGGCGAACGCCGCGCGGCAACTGGGCCAGGCCCATGCGCGGCTGCGGCTGCAGGCGCGCAACCGGCTGGCCGCCGCCGGCGCGCAGCTGCGCGCGCTGGATCCAGGCAATACGCTGGCGCGGGGATATGCGATTGCCCACGACGCGCAGGGACGCATCCTGCGCGATGCCGCCAGCCTGCAGCCCGGACAGGCGCTGGAGTTGCGTTTCGCGCGCGGCGGCGCGCAGGCCGAAGTCACCGAGGTTCGGCCGGAATCCGACGCGTCCTGA
- a CDS encoding ankyrin repeat domain-containing protein has protein sequence MLRKAIAWPFAGLLAVGTIGTPAWAASDAAALGVPFEVPLADSAVPVPAPPPPVARKEPARDCDCQSPYRDYPTAETPEVRALFEAARANDEAAFTAALAGVPHPGDYADDGRPLLHVLLMPPRGLRSKHVYWDMPKDEAARLRDEHRAALPARTRMLAALLATKPALNDATYQSRRTALQLALLYGSPQIVDMLLAAGADPNQAGDEGRKPLEFLLDRDFEFAVRMTYLPRLVDRPDMARMVQALLKAGAQRPFLGLDDAKPGGASALTDAAGEPRRMADFLSWNPLVELTEGGDVLRAFAATGTRPAFDNELSPLALAAYTGNAGAVPALMELVPRTVPATGYGEKGVRDVWLDAAQAAVIGGHPEIAVQLLQAGMPYAQRGPLTGSSNPLFLRVEGGDRPIMNLAAQRGDTVTLRRLVELGAPVEGDAGERHGNTPLAEAVARRQPEAARILLAAGADPALQRDNYDSRSALEQAVTAGDTALLRELLKAARPDTLQALMRHPTRSPVLLALKQPGADGLAMLRLWVDAGFDLKTLDADAIRQAVSSRNEALAIYLIDAGVPVNPRPPAAAGGDGASQDHADEPPLLAAAILRQDAIVDRLLAKGADPAGLASDGQSALYWLIAQGNQAGLDRLLRGGARLDDPRLPRAPAPYALINAAAGSGDIALARRVAQATGQGLDRACLPDGGEFRLLDGPGYFAGLQQLGFNGGSADCGAPLGRRVLAALLQGRELIVARRDTAVDVLRRLKAGGTDLQAPQEDGETPLNAAIRLGRKDLADALLAAGADPDAPDLQGRSPAWTALETGQPEMLALLATHKARFTQVAAPPGQDFAQILLCQAAPAFNEALAAQGVSLQPACPAQAAAPHGRGVSKAVSKSAAPQRLPGHYYLQGVREVGSELVLSEDGSFDYLMSYGAVDISASGAWRSDGKQVYLDTPPLQPFSALAGVRAGGEPARPENLTVRVYYQGRLVRADVAMSSASDDYAGAPRESEGEDGVSAPVASAGELRALAVFVPLPSGARWHFVDVSKLDPAARAIRIDLALPQAASASPLHISMTLREDGSLVETRGGRALRYAKE, from the coding sequence ATGCTGCGAAAAGCGATTGCTTGGCCCTTCGCCGGCCTGCTGGCCGTTGGAACGATAGGAACCCCGGCCTGGGCCGCTTCGGACGCCGCCGCGCTGGGCGTTCCTTTCGAGGTGCCTCTGGCGGACAGCGCGGTGCCGGTGCCCGCGCCACCTCCGCCCGTGGCGCGGAAGGAGCCGGCCCGGGACTGCGATTGCCAGTCGCCGTACCGCGACTATCCCACGGCGGAAACACCCGAGGTCCGGGCCTTGTTCGAGGCCGCGCGGGCCAACGACGAGGCCGCGTTCACGGCCGCCCTGGCCGGCGTGCCGCATCCCGGCGACTATGCCGACGACGGCCGGCCGTTGCTGCACGTGCTGCTGATGCCGCCGCGCGGCCTGCGTTCCAAGCATGTCTATTGGGACATGCCTAAGGACGAAGCCGCGCGCCTGCGCGATGAGCACCGCGCCGCGCTGCCGGCGCGCACGCGCATGCTGGCGGCGCTGCTGGCCACCAAGCCGGCGCTCAACGATGCCACGTACCAGTCGCGCCGCACGGCGCTGCAACTGGCGCTGCTCTATGGCTCGCCGCAGATCGTGGACATGCTGCTGGCGGCCGGCGCCGATCCGAACCAGGCCGGCGACGAAGGACGCAAGCCGCTGGAGTTCCTGCTTGATCGCGATTTCGAGTTCGCGGTCCGCATGACCTATCTGCCGCGTCTGGTGGATCGCCCGGACATGGCCCGCATGGTGCAGGCGCTGCTGAAGGCGGGCGCGCAGCGGCCCTTCCTGGGGCTGGACGACGCCAAGCCGGGCGGCGCGAGCGCGCTGACCGACGCTGCCGGCGAACCCAGGCGCATGGCGGATTTCCTGAGCTGGAATCCGCTGGTCGAACTGACCGAGGGCGGCGACGTGCTGCGGGCCTTCGCCGCCACCGGCACGCGCCCGGCCTTCGACAACGAATTGAGTCCGCTGGCGCTGGCGGCCTACACCGGCAACGCCGGCGCCGTGCCGGCGCTGATGGAGTTGGTGCCCAGGACCGTGCCGGCGACCGGCTATGGCGAGAAAGGCGTGCGCGATGTGTGGCTGGATGCCGCGCAGGCGGCGGTGATTGGCGGTCATCCGGAGATCGCCGTGCAATTGCTGCAGGCGGGCATGCCCTACGCGCAACGCGGTCCTCTCACCGGGTCGTCCAATCCCCTGTTCCTGCGCGTAGAGGGCGGCGACCGTCCGATCATGAATCTGGCCGCGCAGCGCGGCGACACGGTCACCCTGCGCCGGTTGGTGGAGCTGGGCGCGCCGGTCGAGGGCGACGCCGGCGAGCGCCATGGCAATACGCCGCTGGCCGAGGCGGTGGCGCGGCGGCAGCCGGAAGCGGCCAGGATCCTGCTGGCGGCCGGGGCCGATCCGGCCCTGCAACGGGACAACTACGACAGCCGTTCGGCGCTGGAGCAGGCGGTGACGGCCGGCGATACCGCGCTGTTGCGCGAGTTGCTGAAAGCGGCGCGGCCGGACACCTTGCAGGCCCTGATGCGTCATCCGACCCGCTCGCCGGTGCTGCTGGCCCTGAAGCAGCCGGGAGCTGACGGGCTGGCCATGCTGCGGCTGTGGGTGGACGCCGGCTTCGACCTGAAGACGCTGGACGCGGATGCCATCCGCCAGGCTGTGAGCAGCAGGAACGAGGCGCTGGCCATCTATCTGATCGATGCGGGCGTGCCCGTCAATCCGCGACCGCCGGCGGCGGCCGGTGGCGACGGCGCGTCGCAGGACCATGCCGACGAGCCGCCGCTGCTGGCCGCCGCGATACTGCGCCAGGACGCCATCGTCGACCGCCTGCTGGCCAAGGGCGCAGACCCGGCCGGCCTGGCCTCGGACGGGCAGAGCGCGCTGTACTGGCTGATCGCGCAAGGCAATCAGGCCGGGCTGGACCGTCTGCTGCGCGGCGGCGCGCGCCTGGACGATCCGCGCCTGCCCCGGGCGCCGGCGCCTTACGCCCTGATCAACGCCGCCGCCGGCTCCGGCGACATTGCGCTGGCGCGCCGCGTCGCGCAGGCCACGGGGCAGGGGCTGGACCGCGCCTGCCTGCCCGATGGCGGCGAATTCCGTCTGCTCGACGGACCTGGTTATTTCGCCGGCCTGCAGCAACTGGGCTTCAACGGCGGCTCCGCCGACTGCGGCGCGCCGTTGGGACGGCGCGTGCTGGCGGCCCTGTTGCAGGGCCGCGAGCTGATCGTGGCGCGGCGCGACACGGCCGTGGACGTGCTGCGGCGGCTCAAGGCTGGCGGCACCGACCTGCAGGCGCCGCAGGAAGACGGCGAAACGCCGTTGAACGCCGCCATCCGACTCGGCCGCAAGGATCTGGCCGACGCGCTGCTGGCGGCGGGCGCCGATCCCGATGCGCCCGATCTCCAGGGCCGCAGCCCGGCCTGGACCGCGCTGGAGACCGGGCAGCCCGAGATGCTGGCCCTGCTGGCCACGCACAAGGCGCGCTTCACGCAAGTCGCCGCGCCGCCGGGCCAGGACTTCGCGCAGATCCTGCTGTGCCAGGCCGCGCCCGCGTTCAACGAAGCGCTGGCCGCGCAGGGCGTGTCGCTGCAGCCGGCATGTCCGGCGCAGGCTGCGGCGCCGCACGGCCGCGGCGTGAGCAAGGCGGTCAGCAAGTCGGCCGCGCCGCAGCGGCTGCCGGGCCATTACTACCTGCAAGGCGTGCGCGAGGTCGGTAGCGAACTGGTGCTGTCCGAGGACGGCAGTTTTGACTACCTGATGAGCTACGGCGCGGTGGACATCAGCGCCAGCGGCGCCTGGCGCAGCGACGGCAAGCAGGTCTACCTGGACACGCCGCCGCTGCAGCCGTTCTCGGCGCTGGCGGGCGTGCGCGCCGGCGGCGAGCCGGCCCGGCCGGAAAATCTGACCGTGCGCGTGTACTACCAGGGCAGGCTGGTCAGGGCGGATGTGGCCATGTCCTCGGCCAGCGACGACTATGCCGGCGCGCCGCGCGAGTCCGAAGGCGAGGACGGCGTCAGCGCGCCTGTTGCCTCCGCTGGCGAGCTGCGCGCGCTGGCCGTGTTCGTGCCGCTGCCCTCGGGCGCGCGCTGGCATTTCGTCGACGTGTCGAAGCTGGATCCGGCTGCGCGCGCCATCCGCATCGACCTGGCCTTGCCGCAAGCCGCGTCGGCCTCGCCGCTGCATATTTCAATGACGTTGCGCGAAGATGGCTCGCTGGTGGAAACGCGCGGGGGCAGGGCGTTGCGTTACGCGAAAGAGTAA